A stretch of Puniceicoccaceae bacterium DNA encodes these proteins:
- a CDS encoding competence/damage-inducible protein A, which yields MNSTHMLRKIDVIHLGDELLLGLRANTHLQYLGRKFSQYGYTLSSDLVIRDHRDEILAAMAQVWPSTDLLITTGGLGPTVDDITRQAIASFLGLDLEFNEAVEETIRQRFSRMGREMHENNLRQCYQLKGSEIMENPNGTAPGLFLEHDGRYLAMLPGPPRELMPMVENQLLPRLLKRGLIEEQRAFIQIRTCGIGESALEAKLQPLVDAAEGVSVSFCVHSGVVDVRFAWQDAPAMERAKTSAEAAREQLGDDFVGYGDFDMAKSIIAHLSTQGQRLAVAESCTGGMIASALTDIPGASKVFSGGIVAYTNEAKVLALGIPEDFVLQHDAVSAETAVAMATAAAESLSSDYGLSTTGYAGPEGGNEQVPVGTVFIGYHSPYGAWSKRIHVNGDRSLIRQRATVYALDLMRRKLRKYRQEEDAYRAQQG from the coding sequence ATGAACTCCACCCATATGCTCCGCAAAATCGATGTCATTCATCTCGGAGATGAGTTGCTGCTCGGTCTGCGTGCCAATACCCACCTGCAATACCTGGGACGCAAATTTTCACAGTATGGATACACGCTCTCAAGCGATCTGGTCATCCGGGATCATCGTGATGAAATTCTGGCCGCAATGGCTCAGGTATGGCCCAGCACGGATCTGCTGATCACGACCGGAGGCCTCGGACCCACTGTGGACGACATCACACGCCAGGCCATTGCATCGTTTTTGGGTCTCGATCTCGAGTTCAATGAAGCGGTTGAAGAAACGATTCGCCAGCGCTTTTCACGCATGGGCCGGGAGATGCATGAAAACAACCTGCGTCAGTGCTATCAACTCAAGGGTTCTGAGATCATGGAAAACCCCAATGGCACCGCACCGGGACTCTTTCTTGAACACGACGGACGCTACCTCGCCATGCTTCCGGGGCCACCGAGGGAACTGATGCCGATGGTGGAAAATCAGTTACTGCCGCGTCTGCTGAAACGCGGACTCATCGAGGAGCAGCGCGCCTTCATCCAAATCCGCACTTGCGGCATTGGGGAGTCGGCACTGGAGGCCAAGCTGCAGCCACTGGTCGATGCCGCAGAGGGAGTGAGTGTTTCGTTCTGCGTGCACTCGGGTGTGGTCGATGTGCGCTTCGCCTGGCAGGATGCTCCGGCCATGGAGCGTGCAAAAACCAGCGCAGAAGCCGCGCGCGAACAACTTGGAGATGATTTTGTGGGGTATGGCGATTTTGACATGGCCAAGTCGATCATTGCCCACCTCTCAACCCAAGGACAGCGCCTCGCGGTTGCCGAGTCGTGCACGGGTGGCATGATTGCATCCGCACTGACAGATATTCCCGGAGCCTCCAAGGTCTTTTCAGGTGGCATTGTTGCCTACACCAACGAGGCCAAGGTTCTGGCACTGGGCATCCCCGAGGATTTTGTTCTGCAACACGATGCTGTCAGTGCGGAGACCGCTGTTGCGATGGCAACAGCCGCAGCCGAGAGTCTCTCCAGTGACTATGGGTTGAGCACCACGGGATATGCCGGACCTGAGGGAGGCAATGAACAGGTTCCCGTCGGAACTGTTTTTATCGGATACCACTCCCCCTATGGAGCCTGGTCCAAGCGCATTCATGTGAACGGAGACCGTAGCCTGATTCGTCAGCGTGCAACGGTATATGCTCTCGACCTCATGCGGCGCAAACTTCGCAAATACCGGCAGGAGGAAGATGCATACAGAGCACAGCAGGGTTGA